A part of Setaria viridis chromosome 8, Setaria_viridis_v4.0, whole genome shotgun sequence genomic DNA contains:
- the LOC117866585 gene encoding probable beta-D-xylosidase 7, giving the protein MASSFSSSRNNTNGGDMATALVPLILLATTLTAAVAAAGTTPPFSCGPSSAEASQGYAFCDTTLGPAQRAADLVSRLTPAEKVAQLGDVAPGVPRLGVPGYKWWNEALHGLATSGKGLHFDAVGGVRAATSFPQVLLTAAAFDDDLWLRIGQAIGREARALFNVGQAEGLTIWSPNVNIFRDPRWGRGQETPGEDPAVASRYAAAFVRGIQGNVSSLLQTSACCKHATAYDLENWNGVQRYSFVARVTAQDLEDTFNPPFRSCVADGGASCVMCAYTAVNGVPSCADAGLLTGTVRGDWGLDGYVASDCDAVAIMRDAQRYAASPEDAVAVSLKAGLDIDCGSYVQQHATASIQQGKLTDQDVDRALTNLFAVRMRLGHFDGDPRANAYGALGAADICTPAHRSLALEAAQDGIVLLKNDGGILPLDRSTVASAAAIGPNADDGRALIANYFGPPCESTTPLKGLQSYVGDVRFLAGCGTAACDTAATDQAAALAASADQVFLFMGLSQQQESEGKDRTSLLLPGMQQSLVTAVADAAKRPVILVLLSGGPVDVTFAQSNPNIGAILWAGYPGQAGGLAIARILFGDHNPSGRLPVTWYPEEFTKIPMTDMRMRADPATGYPGRSYRFYQGNTVYKFGYGLSYSSFSRKLVSGANMPAIPTTVLAGLREMMAGEDGTSYHVDAIGADGCEQLKFPAAVEVQNHGPMDGKHSVLMFLRWSNATAGRPARQLTGFRSKHLKAGEKANLRFDVSPCEHFSRVREDGKKVIDRGSHFLMVDDHEMEITFEA; this is encoded by the exons ATGGCCAGCAGCTTCTCCAGCTCGAGAAACAACACCAACGGCGGCGACATGGCGACGGCGCTAGTGCCACTCATCCTCCTCGCGACGACgttgacggcggcggtggcggcagcagggACGACCCCGCCGTTCTCGTGCGGCCCGTCGTCGGCGGAGGCGTCGCAGGGGTACGCGTTCTGCGACACGACGCTGGGCCCGGCCCAGCGCGCGGCGGACCTAGTGTCCCGGCTGACGCCCGCGGAGAAGGTTGCGCAGCTGGGCGACGTGGCGCCGGGGGTGCCGCGGCTGGGCGTCCCGGGGTACAAGTGGTGGAACGAGGCGCTGCACGGGCTCGCCACCTCCGGCAAGGGGCTCCACTTCGACGCCGTGGGCGGCGTCCGTGCCGCCACCAGCTTCCCCCAGGtgctcctcaccgccgccgccttcgacgACGACCTCTGGCTCCGCATCGGCCAG GCGATCGGCCGGGAGGCCCGGGCGCTGTTCAACGTCGGCCAGGCGGAGGGCCTCACCATCTGGTCCCCGAACGTCAACATCTTCCGCGACCCGAGGTGGGGCCGCGGCCAGGAGACCCCCGGCGAGGACCCCGCCGTCGCCAGCCGCTACGCCGCCGCCTTCGTCCGGGGCATCCAGGGGAACGTCAGCTCCCTCCTGCAGACCTCCGCGTGCTGCAAGCACGCCACGGCCTACGACCTTGAGAACTGGAACGGCGTGCAGCGCTACAGCTTCGTGGCCCGCGTCACGGCGCAGGACCTCGAGGATACCTTCAACCCGCCTTTCCGGAGCTgcgtcgccgacggcggcgccagcTGCGTCATGTGCGCCTACACCGCCGTCAACGGTGTCCCGTCCTGCGCCGACGCCGGCCTGCTCACGGGCACCGTCAGGGGCGACTGGGGCCTCGACGGTTACGTCGCCTCCGACTGCGACGCTGTCGCCATCATGCGCGACGCCCAGCGGTACGCCGCCTCGCCAGaggacgccgtcgccgtctcccTCAAGGCCG GACTGGACATCGACTGCGGGTCCTACGTCCAGCAGCACGCCACGGCGTCGATCCAGCAGGGCAAGCTGACGGATCAGGACGTCGACAGGGCGCTCACCAACCTCTTCGCCGTCCGGATGCGGCTGGGCCACTTCGACGGCGACCCCAGGGCCAACGCGTACGGCGCCCTCGGCGCCGCGGACATCTGCACGCCGGCGCACCGGAGCCTCGCGCTCGAGGCGGCGCAGGACGGCATCGTCCTGCTCAAGAACGACGGCGGGATCCTCCCGCTCGACCGGTCCACggtggcctccgccgccgccatcggccCCAACGCCGACGACGGCCGGGCCCTCATCGCCAACTACTTCGGCCCGCCGTGCGAGTCCACCACGCCGCTCAAGGGGCTCCAGAGCTACGTGGGCGACGTGAGGTTCCTGGCTGGGTGCGGCACAGCGGCGTGCGACACCGCCGCGACAgaccaggcggcggcgctggcagcCTCCGCAGACCAGGTGTTCCTCTTTATGGGGCTGAGCCAGCAGCAGGAGAGCGAGGGGAAGGACCGGACCAGCCTGCTCCTCCCGGGGATGCAGCAGAGCCTCgtcaccgccgtcgccgacgcggCGAAGCGCCCGGTGATCCTCGTGCTCCTCTCCGGCGGCCCCGTGGACGTCACGTTCGCGCAGTCCAACCCCAATATCGGTGCAATCTTGTGGGCAGGCTACCCCGGCCAGGCCGGCGGGCTCGCCATTGCCAGAATCCTCTTCGGCGACCACAACCCCAGCGGGAGGCTGCCGGTGACGTGGTACCCGGAGGAGTTCACCAAGATCCCCATGACAGACATGCGGATGCGAGCCGACCCGGCCACAGGCTACCCCGGCCGGAGCTACCGCTTCTACCAGGGCAACACCGTCTACAAGTTCGGCTACGGGCTCAGCTACTCCAGTTTCTCCCGCAAGCTAGTCTCCGGGGCCAATATGCCGGCGATCCCCACCACCGTCCTCGCTGGCCTAAGGGAGATGATGGCAGGGGAAGATGGCACGAGCTACCATGTCGACGCCATCGGTGCCGACGGGTGTGAGCAGCTGAAGTTTCCGGCCGCCGTAGAGGTGCAGAACCACGGCCCCATGGACGGCAAGCACTCGGTACTCATGTTCCTCCGGTGGTCCAACGcgaccgccggccggccggcgaggcaGCTGACCGGATTCAGGAGCAAGCATCTCAAGGCAGGGGAGAAGGCCAACCTCAGGTTCGACGTCAGTCCCTGTGAGCATTTCAGCAGGGTGAGGGAGGATGGAAAGAAAGTGATCGATAGAGGGTCTCACTTTCTCATGGTTGACGACCATGAGATGGAGATCACGTTTGAGGCTTGA